The Sphingobacterium bambusae genome includes a window with the following:
- a CDS encoding CaiB/BaiF CoA transferase family protein, which produces MLPLADFTIVDFSQFLSGPLASLRLADLGARVIKIEKPISGDICRQMYTSDTILNGTSTVFHAINRNKESIALDLKDESDRAVIRDLVAKADVVMHNFRPGVMERLGFDYASVREINPTVIYGEISGYGKVGPWAKKPGQDLLLQSLTGMTWLSGDAPNGPVPMGLSIVDMFAGMNLASAILACLYRRAVQNIGAHVQISMLDSAVDIQFETVTTYFRDGKHLPQRTEVSNAHAYLAAPYGIYKTADGFLALAMGSIPFLAKLLDCPALADFKDGEQAFQERTAIKAILARHLATQPTLFWLNILEAADIWCADVLNWDRLTQHEGFKVLEMLQRVVMGDGFTYDTTRCPIRIDGERLTARKGSPALGEHTEKIKQELYG; this is translated from the coding sequence ATGTTACCACTAGCAGATTTTACCATAGTAGACTTTAGCCAATTTCTTTCGGGGCCCCTAGCCAGTTTACGCTTGGCCGATTTAGGTGCGCGGGTAATCAAAATAGAAAAGCCGATTAGCGGAGATATATGTAGGCAGATGTACACCTCCGATACGATTTTGAACGGCACTTCCACCGTCTTTCATGCCATAAACAGGAATAAAGAAAGCATCGCTTTAGACCTGAAAGATGAAAGCGACCGGGCGGTCATTCGTGATTTGGTAGCGAAAGCCGATGTCGTTATGCATAATTTCAGACCTGGCGTGATGGAGCGATTAGGGTTTGATTATGCTAGTGTGCGCGAAATCAACCCTACTGTGATCTACGGCGAGATATCGGGTTATGGAAAGGTAGGTCCTTGGGCAAAAAAGCCAGGACAAGACCTCTTGCTGCAATCGTTGACAGGCATGACCTGGCTGAGCGGCGACGCGCCCAACGGCCCAGTGCCGATGGGGCTTTCCATCGTGGACATGTTCGCCGGTATGAATCTAGCCAGCGCTATTCTAGCCTGTTTATACCGTCGTGCGGTGCAAAACATAGGCGCACATGTTCAAATTAGCATGCTAGACTCGGCCGTGGACATACAGTTTGAAACAGTAACCACTTATTTTCGGGATGGGAAGCATTTGCCACAGCGCACCGAAGTAAGTAACGCGCACGCCTATTTGGCCGCTCCCTATGGAATCTATAAAACGGCTGATGGTTTTCTCGCGCTAGCCATGGGGTCCATTCCTTTTTTAGCTAAGCTACTGGATTGCCCCGCCTTGGCAGATTTTAAAGATGGTGAGCAGGCTTTTCAGGAACGCACTGCCATCAAGGCAATATTGGCTAGGCACCTTGCGACGCAGCCAACGCTCTTTTGGTTGAACATATTGGAGGCGGCCGATATTTGGTGCGCTGATGTGTTGAACTGGGATCGGTTAACCCAACACGAAGGATTTAAAGTTTTGGAGATGCTACAACGCGTAGTTATGGGGGATGGATTTACCTATGATACCACACGTTGCCCGATTCGTATTGATGGCGAGCGCTTAACAGCACGGAAAGGATCTCCGGCTTTGGGCGAACATACAGAAAAGATTAAACAGGAACTATATGGTTAA
- a CDS encoding CaiB/BaiF CoA transferase family protein, with the protein MDNRPLEGLVVLEFAQFMAAPTAGLRLADLGARVIKIERPLVGEAGRQIAIKNIFVDQSSLVFHTINRNKESYAADLKSEADLAILRVLIKKADIITHNFRPGVMEKIGLDYKAVQQLNPSIIYATVTGYGDEGPWAKKPGQDLLVQSVSGLTWLSGSAADNPVPFGLAVIDMYCATHLTQGILAALLKRSRTKKSVLVEVSLLESALDMQFEVLTTYFNDGGQLPQRAETRGGGHAYLSAPYGVYKTAEGYLALAMGDLPKIAAALGLPPAPYIDRSTWFKYRDLIMQTLGRELLKGAAKVWEEKLEAQGIWCAQVNDYHAFFDAQGFGDAQMLQGIALQDGSSLKTTRSVYNIDGKYLFSSKPAPRVGQDNEQINADYLRP; encoded by the coding sequence ATGGATAATAGGCCACTGGAAGGATTAGTCGTGTTGGAGTTCGCCCAGTTTATGGCTGCTCCTACGGCAGGCTTACGCTTAGCCGATTTGGGTGCCCGCGTGATCAAAATCGAGCGTCCGCTCGTGGGCGAAGCTGGTCGTCAGATCGCTATCAAAAATATTTTTGTCGATCAAAGCAGTTTGGTCTTTCATACGATCAATCGAAATAAGGAATCCTATGCAGCCGATTTGAAAAGTGAAGCCGATCTGGCAATCCTTCGGGTGCTGATCAAAAAGGCAGATATCATAACGCATAACTTCCGGCCCGGTGTGATGGAGAAGATAGGCTTGGACTATAAAGCCGTACAGCAGCTCAATCCTTCGATCATCTACGCAACGGTCACGGGATACGGCGATGAGGGGCCTTGGGCTAAAAAGCCCGGTCAAGATCTTTTGGTACAATCAGTTTCCGGTTTAACTTGGTTGTCAGGCAGTGCTGCTGATAATCCAGTTCCCTTTGGATTGGCTGTGATCGATATGTATTGCGCAACGCACCTGACGCAGGGGATATTGGCCGCTCTTCTAAAGCGGTCACGCACAAAAAAAAGCGTATTGGTCGAGGTAAGTTTATTGGAATCAGCATTGGATATGCAATTTGAAGTGTTGACCACTTATTTTAATGATGGAGGTCAACTGCCGCAACGTGCCGAAACGCGAGGCGGCGGTCATGCTTATCTGAGTGCTCCGTATGGCGTTTACAAGACTGCCGAAGGCTACCTTGCCCTGGCTATGGGCGATCTGCCTAAGATTGCCGCTGCGCTGGGTTTGCCGCCAGCACCATACATAGATCGTTCGACTTGGTTTAAATACAGAGATCTGATTATGCAAACCCTCGGTAGGGAATTGCTGAAGGGCGCCGCAAAAGTCTGGGAGGAGAAACTAGAGGCACAGGGGATTTGGTGTGCGCAAGTGAACGACTATCACGCGTTTTTTGATGCGCAAGGGTTTGGCGATGCACAAATGTTGCAAGGCATTGCCTTGCAAGATGGCAGCAGCCTGAAAACAACACGCAGCGTGTACAATATCGATGGGAAATACCTGTTCTCTAGTAAGCCAGCACCGCGTGTGGGACAGGATAATGAACAAATAAATGCAGACTACCTAAGACCGTAA
- a CDS encoding ABC transporter substrate-binding protein: MAQKIQLKGITWGHSRGLLPMVATAQRYEELHPDVEIIWKKRTLQEFADKSIEQLAAEYDLLVIDHPWTGHAAAKKVIVPFDDYLDRTYLEDQHLNSVGKSYVSYNFENKQWALPIDAATPVAASRPDLLSALGLALPHTFDDVLALADQGRVAFSLLPIDVLMSFYMFCCSLGEAPCEKEEEVISPFIGKQALSLFKALADRVDNRFYKKNPFMVFEDMVNNDEIAYCPFAYGYSNYARNGYARKLLHFHDLVTLHDQKSMISTLGGAGLAVSARSAYVDVAMDYAQFVGSPRVQATLYVDNGGQPGHLKAWQDVEVNRRTSNFFLNTLPTLERAFLRPRYFGHMHFQDHAGDVVVDYLKNGGNEQAVLEQLNEMYRQSRLMDEKHG, translated from the coding sequence ATGGCACAAAAAATTCAATTAAAGGGCATCACCTGGGGGCATAGCCGCGGCTTACTGCCGATGGTAGCGACAGCACAACGTTATGAGGAGCTGCATCCCGATGTGGAAATCATTTGGAAAAAGCGTACCCTTCAGGAATTTGCAGATAAATCTATTGAACAGCTTGCCGCCGAATACGACTTGCTGGTTATCGACCACCCTTGGACCGGGCACGCTGCCGCCAAGAAAGTTATCGTTCCGTTTGACGATTATCTGGATCGTACGTATCTAGAAGATCAGCACTTGAACAGTGTTGGCAAGTCTTATGTCAGCTACAACTTCGAAAATAAACAATGGGCATTGCCGATAGACGCTGCCACGCCGGTTGCCGCCAGCCGTCCAGATCTTTTGTCTGCGCTTGGGCTGGCACTGCCACATACGTTTGATGATGTTTTGGCACTGGCCGATCAAGGTCGTGTTGCATTTTCTCTCCTGCCAATAGACGTATTGATGAGCTTCTATATGTTTTGCTGCTCCTTAGGCGAAGCGCCTTGCGAGAAAGAAGAAGAGGTCATCAGTCCGTTTATCGGCAAGCAAGCCTTAAGCCTGTTTAAGGCATTGGCCGATCGCGTGGACAATCGCTTTTACAAGAAAAATCCGTTCATGGTGTTTGAGGATATGGTCAATAACGATGAGATAGCTTACTGCCCTTTTGCCTATGGCTATTCGAACTATGCGCGGAATGGCTATGCACGCAAGCTATTGCATTTTCACGATCTGGTAACGCTTCACGATCAGAAATCAATGATCAGCACATTAGGTGGTGCAGGTTTGGCGGTTTCTGCGCGCAGTGCTTATGTTGACGTGGCGATGGACTACGCGCAATTTGTGGGTAGCCCGCGAGTGCAGGCTACGCTGTATGTGGATAATGGCGGACAACCGGGTCATCTAAAAGCTTGGCAAGATGTGGAAGTCAACCGACGCACATCCAACTTCTTTTTGAATACGTTGCCCACCTTGGAGCGTGCTTTTTTAAGACCACGTTATTTCGGGCACATGCATTTTCAAGATCATGCTGGTGATGTCGTCGTGGATTACTTAAAAAATGGGGGTAATGAGCAAGCGGTACTAGAGCAGCTCAATGAAATGTATAGGCAGTCACGGTTAATGGACGAGAAACATGGATAA
- a CDS encoding sodium:solute symporter family transporter, with the protein MNNMLDKLTVVDYGIVIVYLLALLAIGLFSSRRRAEGAEHFLAGKSLSWYSIGFNMWATNVGPSMLLAFATVGYTTGIVAVNFDWYAFVFLFLLAVVFAPRYIASGVRTLPEFMGKRFGPNTQTILAWYSLVKMLISWLSLGLFAGGFLVRQILGIPMWQSVTVLVALAGLFAYTGGLRTVAKINIFQMILLIVVSALLTGLGLAKIGGFDGLIANTPEGYWSLIRPASDPDYPWYAIALGYPVAAIAFFCTDQAMVQSVLGAKDLKQGQLGVNFIAWLKILSLPLFILTGVICYILFPGVEDPSLAYMTMVTNLFPTGLNGLVIVVLIAVLVGTIGSSLNSLSTVFTMDIYLEHINPTADNRAITQTGRYTIIVGCLASVLVALAIDQIKGLNLFDVFQSILGFIAPPLAVIFLLAVLWRRTNRAAVNTLLTFGAVLSLGTGILYLWVFPKNSYSFWPHYLMLSFYLFVALLTLGIVISLLVGKSEFEKQNEMAYRLTIEQPRPAVKWAWGILFVVMIGLYLFFK; encoded by the coding sequence ATGAATAATATGCTCGATAAACTAACGGTCGTCGATTATGGTATCGTGATCGTTTACCTGCTTGCTTTGCTGGCCATTGGTCTTTTTTCTTCGCGCAGGCGTGCCGAAGGTGCCGAACACTTTCTGGCCGGAAAGTCATTGAGCTGGTACAGCATTGGATTCAATATGTGGGCTACAAATGTAGGGCCTTCTATGTTGCTTGCCTTTGCCACGGTGGGCTACACGACTGGTATCGTAGCGGTCAATTTTGATTGGTATGCGTTCGTGTTTTTATTTCTGCTAGCTGTAGTCTTCGCCCCGCGTTACATTGCTTCTGGCGTACGCACGTTGCCGGAGTTTATGGGGAAGCGCTTTGGACCAAACACACAAACTATCTTGGCTTGGTATTCCCTAGTCAAAATGTTGATATCTTGGCTTTCCCTCGGCCTGTTTGCCGGTGGATTTTTGGTGCGTCAAATTTTAGGTATTCCGATGTGGCAATCCGTCACCGTGTTGGTCGCTTTGGCCGGTCTTTTTGCCTACACTGGTGGGTTGCGCACGGTAGCCAAGATCAATATCTTTCAAATGATCCTGCTGATTGTCGTTTCCGCCTTGCTTACCGGGCTAGGCTTGGCCAAGATCGGCGGTTTTGATGGCCTGATCGCCAATACACCAGAAGGCTATTGGTCCTTGATCCGTCCAGCCAGCGATCCCGACTATCCTTGGTATGCTATTGCGTTGGGCTATCCGGTGGCAGCCATTGCATTCTTTTGTACCGATCAAGCTATGGTGCAATCGGTGTTGGGCGCAAAAGATCTGAAACAAGGGCAGCTTGGCGTGAACTTTATCGCTTGGCTCAAAATCCTTTCCTTGCCCTTGTTTATCCTCACCGGTGTGATCTGCTATATCCTGTTTCCAGGGGTGGAAGATCCTTCACTGGCTTATATGACGATGGTCACGAATTTATTCCCGACAGGTTTGAACGGTTTGGTGATCGTGGTACTGATAGCGGTGCTCGTGGGAACAATAGGTTCGTCACTAAATTCGTTGAGCACGGTGTTTACCATGGATATCTACCTAGAGCATATCAACCCGACGGCGGACAACCGTGCCATTACGCAGACAGGTCGTTATACCATTATCGTAGGCTGTTTGGCTTCGGTGCTTGTTGCTCTGGCCATCGATCAGATCAAAGGACTCAATCTGTTTGACGTTTTCCAATCTATTTTGGGTTTTATCGCACCACCTTTGGCCGTGATTTTTCTATTAGCCGTGCTATGGAGAAGGACCAACAGGGCAGCGGTAAACACGTTGTTGACGTTTGGTGCTGTACTGAGCCTCGGGACAGGTATACTCTACCTTTGGGTATTTCCGAAGAACAGCTATAGCTTTTGGCCGCATTACCTGATGCTCTCTTTTTACCTGTTTGTCGCACTGCTGACCCTAGGGATCGTTATCTCCTTGCTAGTGGGCAAATCGGAATTCGAGAAGCAAAATGAAATGGCCTACCGGCTGACGATTGAACAACCGCGCCCTGCCGTGAAATGGGCTTGGGGTATTCTTTTTGTCGTGATGATTGGCTTATACCTGTTCTTTAAATAA
- a CDS encoding Gfo/Idh/MocA family protein yields MQTEKLRLGILGLGEGRSTMSAALQSAHIELVQICDLNEELGRKRMKEFDFHNYTNQYEDMLQNQEIEAIAIYTPDHLHATHIRLALEHGKHVVCTKPFIDNLADANELLALAKEKGKRVFVGQSSRFFEPMKKQRQDYEAGLIGELITIEGYYHADHRWFLDKPWSLQSSFKWLYGGLSHPVDFIRWYLPNIEEVMGYGMLSANGQKGGLQNADTMHFIFKAEDGRIARVSGAYTGPVQPVTRDSEMSCILRGTEGCNQADYMDLRYAITDKTGEERMLTWEHKLKHYFRFEGKSHHAGEYQNYLEYFAQAIRSNTEAFPDMKEGIGTIALLQAMDESLRSGKPVRPKELLEKYGVNL; encoded by the coding sequence ATGCAAACAGAAAAATTAAGACTAGGCATTTTAGGTCTGGGTGAAGGGCGTAGCACCATGTCGGCCGCGCTACAGAGTGCACATATTGAATTGGTACAGATTTGTGATCTCAACGAAGAGCTGGGGCGTAAGCGCATGAAAGAGTTCGACTTTCATAACTATACCAATCAGTATGAGGATATGTTACAAAATCAAGAAATCGAAGCAATAGCCATCTACACGCCCGACCATCTACATGCCACGCACATCCGCTTGGCCTTGGAGCATGGAAAGCATGTCGTCTGTACCAAGCCATTTATCGATAACCTTGCGGATGCCAACGAATTGCTGGCGCTCGCTAAAGAGAAAGGTAAGCGCGTTTTCGTAGGACAAAGCTCTCGTTTTTTTGAACCTATGAAAAAGCAACGTCAGGATTATGAAGCCGGATTGATCGGCGAGCTGATCACCATAGAAGGCTACTACCATGCAGACCATCGTTGGTTTCTAGATAAACCTTGGTCCTTGCAGTCCTCTTTCAAATGGCTATATGGCGGATTGAGCCACCCCGTAGATTTTATACGCTGGTATCTACCCAATATTGAGGAAGTCATGGGTTACGGGATGTTGAGTGCCAATGGCCAAAAAGGCGGTCTGCAAAATGCGGACACTATGCATTTTATTTTTAAGGCAGAAGATGGTCGTATAGCGCGGGTGAGTGGCGCTTATACCGGTCCGGTGCAGCCGGTGACGCGCGACAGCGAAATGAGCTGTATTCTGCGCGGGACGGAAGGCTGTAACCAAGCGGATTATATGGATCTGCGTTATGCGATCACCGATAAAACCGGTGAAGAACGAATGTTGACCTGGGAGCATAAGCTGAAACATTACTTTCGCTTTGAGGGTAAAAGTCATCATGCAGGCGAATACCAAAACTACCTGGAATATTTTGCTCAAGCCATTCGTAGCAATACGGAAGCTTTTCCTGATATGAAAGAAGGCATCGGAACTATTGCACTTTTACAAGCTATGGATGAATCCTTGCGCAGCGGAAAGCCGGTTCGCCCGAAAGAGCTGCTCGAAAAATATGGCGTAAATCTGTAA
- a CDS encoding L-rhamnose mutarotase, with amino-acid sequence MMDTKTKLLLVALIGLFVFFERVKAGDMYVAASAVEYADGSREKPFGSLEAALREAREWRRLHDPRMVGGITIWVGDGLYKPSQTILIRPEDSGTADSPTRIKALGKSAVFSGGLSVHGWKPAGKLSVIAADISKKLFVADAPHLAGRYFAFRQMWVNDKKAVRAESHNDKELPRIVNWDFNKGTATIPNVFPQFNVQPGMEFFIHQWWAIAQLRVQDAKVFRDSIVLSFHEPERQLQNEHPWPKPWLSKEHGNSAFRLVNALQFLDQPGEWFLDEDSHKLYYYPREGEDMQTATVVVPHLETLVQVNGTLEQPVAHLEINGLQFQHSTWLRPHTRGHVALQAGMYFVDAYKLQKPGTPDKKGLENQAWLGRPAAAVLFKNTRNTSLVNCVFQHLASTGLDYQEGNFQDTVQGNLFQDIAGSGLLLGTFSDEEMEAHLPLIASDQRRLTDGTYVANNVVQAVGNEDWGTVGIGAGFVRNVQIVHNELLDLPYSGISLGWGWTPTVNSMKNNRVQHNRITRYGRFMYDVAGIYTLSAQPGTKIQYNVIDSIYVSPYAHIPDHWFYLYTDEGSAYMTVSDNWFPSNKILQNANGPSVDWKNNGPQVEPQLVSEAGLQPAYQHLHKSKHPIAAHAVFNAYIPFTKPVFFQIYDPKQLVKKEDVEAFFVRQGADATKVFRWKDYTLLQTTDELGKKLAGAWLANYPEVEYKVFNSLFYSFDRTRCAVGEAAKETDYVLLTAQLVDDKAKQEAYLKAHEEQYQQWPEVAKGFCQAGFEEVLLYRNDRQLMLYISFPKGKKFEEIDPLTAKDNPRVDEWNKLMGSYQQGIEGTAANETWIFYKK; translated from the coding sequence ATGATGGATACTAAAACAAAGCTGCTGCTGGTCGCATTGATCGGCCTATTTGTGTTTTTTGAAAGGGTAAAGGCAGGCGATATGTATGTCGCGGCAAGCGCGGTTGAATATGCTGATGGTAGCCGAGAGAAACCATTCGGCAGTCTCGAGGCTGCATTACGTGAGGCACGGGAGTGGCGTCGATTGCACGATCCGCGCATGGTGGGCGGCATCACCATTTGGGTAGGCGATGGGCTGTATAAGCCATCGCAAACCATCTTGATCCGGCCAGAGGATAGCGGCACAGCCGATAGCCCCACGCGGATCAAAGCGTTGGGCAAAAGCGCGGTGTTTTCCGGTGGTCTATCAGTACATGGGTGGAAGCCTGCAGGCAAGTTATCGGTCATAGCCGCGGACATAAGTAAAAAGCTGTTTGTCGCTGATGCTCCGCATTTGGCCGGTCGCTATTTTGCCTTTCGGCAAATGTGGGTAAATGATAAAAAGGCTGTGCGCGCAGAAAGCCATAACGACAAAGAACTACCGCGGATAGTAAATTGGGATTTTAATAAGGGAACGGCCACTATACCCAATGTATTCCCACAATTCAACGTACAGCCTGGCATGGAGTTTTTTATCCACCAATGGTGGGCCATCGCCCAATTACGCGTTCAAGATGCGAAAGTCTTTCGCGACAGCATTGTCCTTTCGTTTCACGAGCCAGAGCGACAATTACAGAATGAGCATCCTTGGCCAAAGCCTTGGCTATCCAAAGAACATGGCAATTCTGCCTTCCGATTGGTCAATGCACTACAGTTTTTAGATCAACCCGGCGAATGGTTTTTGGACGAAGATAGCCATAAGTTGTACTACTATCCCCGGGAGGGCGAAGATATGCAAACGGCGACGGTGGTCGTGCCTCATTTGGAAACCCTCGTTCAGGTAAACGGCACTTTGGAACAGCCGGTTGCGCATCTTGAGATTAATGGCTTGCAATTTCAGCACAGCACCTGGCTGCGCCCACATACACGGGGGCATGTAGCTTTGCAGGCAGGCATGTATTTCGTGGATGCCTACAAATTACAAAAACCCGGCACACCGGATAAGAAAGGATTGGAAAATCAAGCTTGGCTGGGGCGGCCGGCAGCGGCTGTACTATTCAAAAACACACGGAACACAAGCCTTGTAAATTGTGTCTTCCAACATCTGGCATCCACCGGCCTGGATTATCAGGAAGGGAACTTTCAAGACACCGTGCAGGGCAACCTCTTTCAGGACATCGCGGGCTCGGGCCTGCTGCTTGGAACCTTCTCCGATGAAGAAATGGAAGCTCACTTGCCCTTGATCGCGAGCGATCAGCGGCGGCTAACGGATGGTACCTACGTCGCCAATAACGTTGTGCAAGCGGTGGGCAACGAAGACTGGGGAACGGTGGGCATTGGTGCTGGCTTTGTGCGCAATGTACAGATCGTGCATAACGAATTGCTTGATCTACCCTACAGCGGCATCAGCCTTGGTTGGGGCTGGACACCGACGGTGAACAGCATGAAAAATAATCGTGTGCAACACAACCGCATCACGCGGTATGGTCGTTTCATGTACGATGTGGCGGGCATCTATACCTTATCGGCACAGCCCGGAACGAAGATTCAGTATAACGTGATCGACAGTATCTATGTCTCGCCCTATGCGCATATTCCTGATCATTGGTTTTACCTCTACACCGATGAGGGGTCAGCCTACATGACCGTGTCCGACAACTGGTTTCCTTCCAACAAAATCTTGCAAAATGCAAATGGACCTAGCGTGGATTGGAAAAATAACGGCCCGCAGGTAGAGCCGCAATTGGTAAGCGAGGCGGGTCTACAACCAGCCTATCAGCACCTCCATAAATCGAAGCATCCGATAGCAGCCCATGCAGTATTCAATGCGTATATCCCTTTTACCAAGCCGGTGTTCTTTCAGATTTATGATCCGAAGCAACTGGTGAAGAAAGAAGATGTGGAGGCATTTTTTGTGCGTCAGGGAGCGGACGCCACGAAGGTATTCCGTTGGAAGGATTACACCTTGCTGCAAACCACCGACGAGCTGGGGAAAAAGCTGGCTGGCGCTTGGTTGGCCAATTATCCCGAGGTGGAGTATAAGGTTTTCAACAGCCTATTTTACAGCTTCGATAGGACACGTTGCGCTGTTGGCGAGGCCGCAAAAGAAACGGATTATGTGCTGTTAACCGCGCAACTCGTAGACGATAAAGCGAAACAGGAAGCCTACCTGAAAGCACATGAAGAACAATATCAGCAGTGGCCCGAAGTGGCCAAGGGCTTCTGTCAAGCTGGCTTTGAGGAAGTATTGCTCTACCGCAACGATCGCCAATTGATGCTGTACATCTCCTTTCCGAAAGGCAAAAAATTTGAAGAGATAGATCCCTTAACGGCAAAGGATAATCCACGCGTGGATGAATGGAACAAACTGATGGGCAGCTATCAACAGGGGATTGAGGGAACGGCAGCAAACGAAACTTGGATTTTTTATAAGAAATAA
- a CDS encoding RagB/SusD family nutrient uptake outer membrane protein, whose product MKCILKYIVGMGLVSMFNACSLDEYNPGGTTADVVFSTEDGINALVNSAYVYYGAQFYGREDMLMLTEGGTDLWINIANSGYGRQMTKYDGLNSTVGQIRNTWNRLYEIVNYCNAGLERIEAIPFANEEEKRSRLGELSFLRAYAYWHLVEQYGGVDLRTTETKTAVLTAERSPEQAFYDLMLTDLDVAIANLPVTPIPAADIGRATLKAAYGLKARLALTRVAYETAQTEKDRYYSLASEAAQYVINNQAALQTSLYETPEEVFLPANNKNNREALFTITHSTVNSLNPQPNNPNRLHIWFKAKYSAKAGMVRDLAYGADRNSNSGGMCFMPTRHLLELYNEDIDRRYEDWFREKYYLNVNQYSWTADDLAAFEKPTSLVGSSLSRGDLALWFTKKKVDTEKRNLPYALVDIDDTYNGARVSSNARFNVHFPALKKYDDPNLPEAGSQVGSKDVIVMRLAEMYLIAAEAEAMRAGGNKARATELINVLRRRAAQPGREAEMAIVQDDLDIDFILEERGRELCGEHIRWFDLKRTGKLYNYVQQYNPDITLVQPYHVNRPIPQQFLDAITNPGEFGQNDGY is encoded by the coding sequence ATGAAATGTATTTTAAAATATATAGTAGGAATGGGCTTGGTCAGTATGTTCAATGCCTGCAGTTTAGATGAATATAATCCGGGAGGAACAACGGCCGATGTGGTTTTTTCTACCGAAGACGGAATCAATGCATTGGTCAATTCGGCTTACGTGTATTATGGGGCTCAATTTTACGGGCGTGAGGATATGTTGATGTTGACCGAAGGTGGTACCGATCTGTGGATAAATATTGCCAATTCCGGATACGGTAGGCAGATGACCAAGTACGATGGGCTCAATTCGACGGTGGGGCAGATACGTAATACGTGGAACAGATTATATGAAATTGTAAACTATTGTAATGCCGGACTGGAACGTATTGAAGCGATACCTTTTGCGAATGAAGAAGAGAAGCGATCTCGCTTGGGCGAGCTGTCTTTTTTGCGGGCATATGCCTATTGGCACCTCGTAGAGCAGTATGGAGGTGTAGACTTAAGAACGACAGAAACCAAAACGGCGGTACTTACGGCCGAGCGTTCGCCAGAACAGGCTTTCTACGACCTTATGCTGACCGATTTAGATGTCGCTATTGCCAATCTGCCGGTCACACCTATTCCGGCCGCCGACATCGGCCGCGCAACCTTAAAGGCGGCTTATGGACTAAAAGCGAGATTGGCGCTTACCCGTGTGGCCTATGAAACTGCGCAGACTGAAAAAGACCGATACTATAGCCTGGCTTCGGAAGCGGCGCAATATGTGATCAATAACCAAGCAGCCTTACAGACATCGTTGTATGAAACCCCGGAAGAAGTCTTTCTGCCGGCAAACAACAAGAACAATCGGGAGGCTTTGTTTACCATCACCCATTCCACGGTAAACTCGCTGAATCCTCAACCCAACAATCCCAATCGGTTACATATTTGGTTTAAGGCCAAGTATTCGGCTAAAGCGGGTATGGTACGCGATTTGGCATATGGTGCCGACCGTAATTCCAACTCCGGCGGCATGTGCTTTATGCCAACGCGCCATCTGCTGGAGTTGTACAACGAAGATATCGATCGCCGGTACGAAGACTGGTTCCGTGAAAAATATTACCTCAATGTCAATCAATATAGCTGGACGGCCGATGATCTAGCGGCTTTCGAAAAGCCCACTAGTTTGGTGGGATCTTCATTGTCCCGCGGTGATTTGGCGCTGTGGTTTACCAAGAAAAAGGTGGACACAGAGAAACGCAATCTACCGTATGCTTTGGTGGATATCGATGATACCTACAACGGTGCTCGGGTGAGCAGTAATGCGCGTTTCAATGTACACTTTCCAGCGCTCAAGAAATATGATGATCCCAATTTGCCTGAAGCAGGCTCGCAGGTGGGTTCAAAGGATGTGATCGTGATGCGATTAGCCGAGATGTACCTGATTGCGGCAGAAGCGGAGGCGATGCGTGCTGGCGGCAACAAAGCTCGTGCTACAGAGCTGATTAATGTATTGCGTCGGCGTGCTGCTCAACCAGGTAGGGAAGCGGAGATGGCTATCGTGCAGGATGATTTGGATATCGATTTTATTTTGGAGGAGCGAGGGCGTGAGCTCTGTGGTGAACATATCCGTTGGTTTGATCTCAAACGTACGGGTAAGTTATACAATTATGTACAGCAGTATAATCCCGATATCACCTTGGTACAGCCGTACCATGTCAATCGGCCTATACCGCAACAATTTTTAGATGCAATAACAAATCCGGGAGAATTTGGACAGAATGATGGATACTAA